The nucleotide window TCAAATTTTATCTAACAAAATAGGCAATCTCCCGACCGAGCACTTAAACTTAAGTGCTCGGTCGGGGGATTCTGTGATGGCGTAAGTACGGGGAAAATCTGACTTGCGAAGTCGGTGACTTTTTGTTATTTATATAAAGATGAGAAAAGTACCTTTGGCTACAGATTGCGTATACCATATTTTTACAAAGAGCATTGATAAGAACGTAGTATTTAAGGAAAATAGCGATTATATACGTTTAATTGAGGCAATTAAATATTATATTTATGAAACACTCCCCTTTAATTTTGCTGCTTACTGTAAATTAAGAGATAAAAATACCTTTATATCAAAATATGATCTTAATAGTAAAAAATTAGTTGTAGATATTATTGCATATTGTATTATGCCAACACACATACATTTAGTTTTGAAACAGTTAGTTGATAATGGTATCTTTATATTTTTAAGGAAACTTTTAAATAGCTATACACGTTATTACAATATAAAAAATGAAAGAAGTGGCCCTCTTTGGCAAGGTAGATTTAAAAATGTTTTAGTAGATAGCAATGAACAATTATTGCACTTAACAAGATATGTCCATTTAAATCCAACAACAGCTGGAATTGTTAAAAATCCTGAGGATTGGCCATATTCATCTTATTTAGAATATTTAAATATAAGTAATGACAAAATATGTAATTATTACAAATATCTAGATATTGATATGAAGGATTATAAAGAATTTGTTGATAATAGAAAAGACTATCAAAGAGAACTAGGTCTTATCAAACATTTAACCTTCGAAGAATAGGTTCATATTTTTATTTACATATTTTGCCTGTGTTCAATTTAAAATTCTACTAGTGAAATTGGAAAATATTCAGGAAATGGGCTGTGATGGCTTAAATACGGGGAAAATCTGACTTGCGAAGTCAGAGGATTGGATGGAGTTGAACCTATAGTAGATCTCTTAACTCTTCTTTGCTTATACCTGCTTGTTTTAAAACTTCAAGCATAGTTCCCTTTGGTAAATCTCTTTTATGAAGTGGTACAACAACTCTTCTTTTTGTTTCAGGTTGGTAGTAAATATGATGGCTTCCTTTAATCCTATCCAATACAAATCCCTTCTTTTCAAGTATCTTGATAATTTCCTGTGGTGTTAGGGATGGTAGTTTAGCCACGAGCCTCTACCATTAGAGTATATTCTAACGTTCCTTCCTCTGTTGGTATCTCTTCATTATGCTCTTTCAGGCTCTCTATATATAATTCAATAGCTTCCTTTGCCATCTCTATTGCTTCTTCTATTGTATCCCCATAAGTGACACAGCCTGCAAGAGAAGGAACTATTACTGTATAACCCCCTTCAGGTTCTTTTCTGAGAAAAATTCTATAGCTTAATGGTTTCATATGATTTCCTCTTTATATATAATATACAATTATACAGTGAAATTGCTAATAAATATTTGATTATTTAATTTTACTAATTTTATAAAAGGTTTCAATAATATTTGGTAAAACATTGTAGGGATTATGATCAAGAAATTATAATTTCAAAACTACAAAATAAATCTGACTTGCGAAGTCGGAGAATGGGTGTGGTGTGCTGTGATGGCGTAAATACGGGGAAAATCTGACTTGCGAAGTCAGAGGATGGCAGGGGAGATTGGGCCAGAGCACTTAAACTTAAGTGCTCGGTCGGGGGATGATGAGATGGTGTGAGGATGGGGAAAATCTGACTTGCGAAGTCGGAGGATGGGGCCAGAGCACTTAAACTTAAGTGCTCGGTCGGGGGATGATGAGATGGCTTATTTATGCGGAAAATCTGACTTGCGAAGTCGGTGGATGGTATTATTGTGGTTGATAATTTTTCTTTATTATTATTTCATCATTATTTTTAACTGCAGTCCAATTCTTGAATAATTTAACAAATGATTCATCAACAGGATTAACCGCAAATGGATTATTAACAAAAATGCAATCTTCGCCAATATTCTCTGGGTGGTTTAAAACTCTTTTATTAGAATATAAAACACCACTTACAAATTCAAAATCAGTGCTTTTGAAACAATTTACAGGTACGAGTTTGCCGCTTGATTTTGTGATTTCGCTTCTAATAGAAACACTAATTTCACCAGTTTTTATATTTATTTGTTCGTGCTGAATGCCAAATAATGCTTTTAGTACATATGGTATACTTGAGCTTTCACTATATCCAAGAGCACTTATATTTACAGCAATAATAAATGGTAATTTTTCATTAAACCAATTTTTGCATTTCCACTTATTATATTGGTCTTGTTTGCCTTTTATTGCTTGTGTTATTCGTAAAATTATTTTATCAACTGGCAATTCTTGAAATTTTATCTCATCGAGTGTATCGGCTTCAAATGGCTCTGTCACAGAATCTGCTTTCGTCGGATCACCTTTCGTAGGTGCTACACATTCAATATATGCTATCTCGTCAATTACAAAATCAGGGCCTTCATTTTTTGATTTTTTTGATTGTATTTCTAGTTTCTTTTCTAAAAGAACATTTCCGACATACATTTCCCATGTTCTTTGATAGAAATTAGTTTTAAGTTCAGTTTGAAAATGTGAATCAGCATAGCATCGAAATTTTTCCCACAACTTTTTTATTTTTTCTCGATCTTCTTCAGCAAGCTGTAGTTCATCTATAAATTTTGACATAGTTTCTTATCTCCTAGATTATAATTTAGATTTATTTTGATAATGTAAAGAGAATTTACGGGCACTTAATTTAAAATCTTGAACATTAGATGATTGAGATAAAAATCTGACTTGCGAAGTCGGAGGATTGGGGAGATGTCATGAAAAGGCGTAAGTACGCGGAAAATCTGACTTGCAAAGTCGGGGGATTACTATTAATACTAAATCACTATAGGAAGATCTAAGCCAGTCTTTTATTATGTTCTCTTTCATACAGTAATTGCCCTTTTTGTAAAATTTCCCTTGAAAATGAGTTGTTCACAACCTTAAATTTTTCATGCATTTTTCTCGTGTGAACAATTAAATCTGTAGGATGTTCCTGAAGAAAGTCCTGGATATAGTTTGCGATTTTTAAATATACTTCCATTTTTTCATTATAATTTTTAGGGATAAAATCATCATTTGTTACAACATAAAGGTCAATATCACTGTCTTCATCAGGAGTACCATAAGCGTAGCTACCAAACAGTATAATTTTATCAGGATTTAGTGGCTTTAAACGCTCAACAATTTCTTCTTTGAGTTTTTCAATATCAATATCTTTTTTCATATTTAAAATATACAGATTCTTAGAATAAAGTTCAAGAAAGTCTTAACGTCAAGCATTGAGAGCTAAGTGTGCTGTGATGGCTTAAATATGCGGAAAATCTGACTTGCGAAGTCGGGGGATGGCACTTTTAATTTTTAAATGACAAATAGATTTTTTGAATTGAAAAAGATAAAAAATATATTAATGTTGTTAAAAATATATTCAATAATTTTATAAAACAAAATGCTTAACGATGACATAAAAAAATATCTTGATGAATTGAATCAAGACCAGAAAGCCCTAAATCCTTATCTTTGCGAACATGAAATTTCTCAAGAAATAAAAAACATTATTAAGAAAAACAAAAATTACAAACTTACAAAAGAAGACATGACTGAACAAATAGCTTTTGATTTTATGGCTGATTATCAAAATGATGACACAGGTTGGGAAACATATTACGGGCCAATGTTTGTTTTACCAAGAGAAAAAGGGCAAATGGTGGAATACCCGAGTATAAAGCAAGTAGATCAGAAAATACTGGAATATTGGACGAAGCGAGCAAAAGAAAGTATAAATCCAATTTTCTCATCACGTTATGCTGATTTAGTTGTTGATTTTTCGAAAAAAGTCACAAACAAAAATGCTCACATTGATTTATTCCATATAGTCATTGATTCAAACATTGCGATTTGTGAAAAATCGTTAGCCAGCCCACATGATTGCAAGACGAAAATCAAAAGAGCGTTAGATTTAGCTATAAAAATAAATAATCAAGATAAAATCGCCATATTAAAAGAAGTAATAATCAATCTTGAGAAAAGAGTGGCAACTGATGACGAGCCCGGGTTGTGGGGTTTTTCTTTTAAATGGCTTATTTTGGATTTTGGTAAAAAAATTATACTTAATGAAACAGAAAAAGCAGGATTGGTTAAAGATTTAGAGAATAGGTTGAAACGAGTTGAAAAAGACACCTGGCTTACAGAAAATGTTGTCTCTCTTCTTGCTGAATATTATGCAAATGAAAAAGATGAAAAAAACCTTATGCGCGTTTTGGAAGTTTTGGAAAAATCTTTTAAAGCAGATAAGCGTATAAACTCCGATGCATTATTAAAATCACGTGCCTATGAAGAAATAGTTGAGATATACAAGAAATATGCAAGTTGTTTTGCGGAAGCAGAAATGGCAAGAAAAAGACTTTTTCAAGAGATCGGGCAACTTGATTTGGATTGGAATAATTCTCTCAAAGAAATTTCCGCAACAACAGAAATAAAACAGAAAGATATTGATGATTTTTTGAAAGCAATCTTTGGCAAAAACGAAAACAATAAATTAGATATCATTATGGCAAGAATAGCTATATATAACCTGCCTATAAAAGATACTGTAAAAAAACAAT belongs to Deferribacterota bacterium and includes:
- a CDS encoding transposase — its product is MRKVPLATDCVYHIFTKSIDKNVVFKENSDYIRLIEAIKYYIYETLPFNFAAYCKLRDKNTFISKYDLNSKKLVVDIIAYCIMPTHIHLVLKQLVDNGIFIFLRKLLNSYTRYYNIKNERSGPLWQGRFKNVLVDSNEQLLHLTRYVHLNPTTAGIVKNPEDWPYSSYLEYLNISNDKICNYYKYLDIDMKDYKEFVDNRKDYQRELGLIKHLTFEE
- a CDS encoding type II toxin-antitoxin system HicA family toxin — its product is MAKLPSLTPQEIIKILEKKGFVLDRIKGSHHIYYQPETKRRVVVPLHKRDLPKGTMLEVLKQAGISKEELRDLL
- a CDS encoding type II toxin-antitoxin system HicB family antitoxin; this translates as MKPLSYRIFLRKEPEGGYTVIVPSLAGCVTYGDTIEEAIEMAKEAIELYIESLKEHNEEIPTEEGTLEYTLMVEARG
- a CDS encoding nucleotidyltransferase domain-containing protein — encoded protein: MKKDIDIEKLKEEIVERLKPLNPDKIILFGSYAYGTPDEDSDIDLYVVTNDDFIPKNYNEKMEVYLKIANYIQDFLQEHPTDLIVHTRKMHEKFKVVNNSFSREILQKGQLLYEREHNKRLA
- a CDS encoding DUF4209 domain-containing protein, with the translated sequence MLNDDIKKYLDELNQDQKALNPYLCEHEISQEIKNIIKKNKNYKLTKEDMTEQIAFDFMADYQNDDTGWETYYGPMFVLPREKGQMVEYPSIKQVDQKILEYWTKRAKESINPIFSSRYADLVVDFSKKVTNKNAHIDLFHIVIDSNIAICEKSLASPHDCKTKIKRALDLAIKINNQDKIAILKEVIINLEKRVATDDEPGLWGFSFKWLILDFGKKIILNETEKAGLVKDLENRLKRVEKDTWLTENVVSLLAEYYANEKDEKNLMRVLEVLEKSFKADKRINSDALLKSRAYEEIVEIYKKYASCFAEAEMARKRLFQEIGQLDLDWNNSLKEISATTEIKQKDIDDFLKAIFGKNENNKLDIIMARIAIYNLPIKDTVKKQLDDISNEYPIQFLCSTQIISDDGIPIAELSTLEKDYENHFKSYAKQYIQFSSFFLSLTMKELKKRFSKQKIIDYFEKSVVFKNENKEYLKRTISAYWDNDYLAASHFLNPVIESGFRELMRITNSVWLIRDDKDGGFNRLTLTKILWNKKNAEIINNIFSKYGCDTLFYFRLVLIEKLGMNLRNDFAHGFDKKKFFGRDASDRLFHILIWLSLIKDKR